In Notolabrus celidotus isolate fNotCel1 chromosome 10, fNotCel1.pri, whole genome shotgun sequence, one DNA window encodes the following:
- the LOC117819860 gene encoding LOW QUALITY PROTEIN: histone-lysine N-methyltransferase, H3 lysine-79 specific-like (The sequence of the model RefSeq protein was modified relative to this genomic sequence to represent the inferred CDS: substituted 5 bases at 5 genomic stop codons): MKERKKERKKEXKKNEEKGKRKREXKKEKKKNVMKGKMKERKKEGKKKKERKKERQKERKEEGIRKKKRKKKKERKKIRKKEEKREKVKKVRKKEKRKREXKKKKRKNEEWKERKKKGKKERKKERKKERKKERKKERKKERKKERKKERKKGRRHYKEKKKEVKKKEGKKEKEVKKVRKKERKKERKKERKKXKKERKKERKKERKKERKKERKKERKKERKDEXQTQ, encoded by the exons gaaaaaggaaaaagaaagagggaatgaaaaaaagaaaaaaagaagaatgtaatgaaaggaaaaatgaaagagagaaagaaagaaggaaagaaaaagaaagaaagaaagaaagaaagacagaaagaaaggaaggaagaaggcattagaaagaaaaaaagaaagaa aaagaaagagagaaagaaaataagaaagaaggaagaaaaaagagaaaaagtaaagaaagtaaggaaaaaggaaaaaagaaagagggaataaaaaaagaagaaaagaaagaatgaagaatggaaagaaagaaagaagaaaggaaagaaagaaagaaagaaagaaagaaagaaagaaagaaagaaagaaagaaagaaagaaagaaagaaagaaagaaagaaagaaaggaagaaagaaaggaagaaaggaagaaggcattacaaagaaaaaaagaaagaagttaagaaa aaagaagggaaaaaggagaaagaagtaaagaaagtaaggaaaaaggaaagaaaaaaagaaagaaagaaagaaagaaagaaataaaagaaagaaagaaagaaagaaagaaagaaagaaagaaagaaagaaagaaagaaagaaagaaagaaagaaagaaagaaagaaagaaaggatgaataacagacccaa